The following proteins come from a genomic window of Rissa tridactyla isolate bRisTri1 chromosome 11, bRisTri1.patW.cur.20221130, whole genome shotgun sequence:
- the C11H5orf24 gene encoding UPF0461 protein C5orf24 homolog isoform X4 has product MQDSVKCFAQVQKMMHPVASSNAAFCGTGKSSCLNEDNVRSADQFDLYATQQSKYGHAVGHKPIACQRQDALNESHLQTTSGRNIETKDELKKKKNLNRSGKRGRPSGTTKSAGYRTSTGRPLGTTKAAGFKTSPGRPLGTTKAAGYKVSPGRPPGKKQQAFRCSSDA; this is encoded by the exons atgcaggacagtgtcaaatgctttgcacaagtccag AAAATGATGCACCCTGTTGCCAGCAGTAATGCAGCTTTCTGTGGGACCGGCAAGAGTTCTTGCCTTAATGAAGACAACGTGAGATCTGCTGATCAGTTTGATTTGTACGCCACGCAGCAAAGTAAATACGGCCACGCGGTCGGCCACAAACCAATTGCATGCCAGAGACAAGACGCGTTGAACGAATCGCACTTGCAGACCACAAGTGGCAGGAATATAGAGACAAAAGAtgaactaaagaaaaagaaaaacctcaaccGATCTGGTAAACGTGGAAGGCCATCAGGGACCACAAAATCAGCAGGGTACCGAACCAGCACAGGTCGACCCCTGGGGACCACCAAAGCAGCTGGATTTAAGACAAGTCCAGGCAGACCCTTGGGTACAACTAAAGCAGCAGGATACAAAGTCAGCCCAGGCAGACCTCCAG gaaaaaagcagcaagccTTCAGGTGTTCCAGTGATGCCTAA
- the C11H5orf24 gene encoding UPF0461 protein C5orf24 homolog isoform X3, translating to MQDSVKCFAQVQKMMHPVASSNAAFCGTGKSSCLNEDNVRSADQFDLYATQQSKYGHAVGHKPIACQRQDALNESHLQTTSGRNIETKDELKKKKNLNRSGKRGRPSGTTKSAGYRTSTGRPLGTTKAAGFKTSPGRPLGTTKAAGYKVSPGRPPGLEYHRLCLRSDTTQGCGRGNARP from the exons atgcaggacagtgtcaaatgctttgcacaagtccag AAAATGATGCACCCTGTTGCCAGCAGTAATGCAGCTTTCTGTGGGACCGGCAAGAGTTCTTGCCTTAATGAAGACAACGTGAGATCTGCTGATCAGTTTGATTTGTACGCCACGCAGCAAAGTAAATACGGCCACGCGGTCGGCCACAAACCAATTGCATGCCAGAGACAAGACGCGTTGAACGAATCGCACTTGCAGACCACAAGTGGCAGGAATATAGAGACAAAAGAtgaactaaagaaaaagaaaaacctcaaccGATCTGGTAAACGTGGAAGGCCATCAGGGACCACAAAATCAGCAGGGTACCGAACCAGCACAGGTCGACCCCTGGGGACCACCAAAGCAGCTGGATTTAAGACAAGTCCAGGCAGACCCTTGGGTACAACTAAAGCAGCAGGATACAAAGTCAGCCCAGGCAGACCTCCAG GTTTGGAATATCACCGCCTGTGTTTGCGATCCGACACCACCCAGGGCTGCGGCAGGGGGAACGCCAGACCCTGA
- the C11H5orf24 gene encoding UPF0461 protein C5orf24 homolog isoform X2, giving the protein MMHPVASSNAAFCGTGKSSCLNEDNVRSADQFDLYATQQSKYGHAVGHKPIACQRQDALNESHLQTTSGRNIETKDELKKKKNLNRSGKRGRPSGTTKSAGYRTSTGRPLGTTKAAGFKTSPGRPLGTTKAAGYKVSPGRPPGSIKALSRLANLSYTCGSAAFPYPMVHNRGVHAAGETSSKMKQPNE; this is encoded by the coding sequence ATGATGCACCCTGTTGCCAGCAGTAATGCAGCTTTCTGTGGGACCGGCAAGAGTTCTTGCCTTAATGAAGACAACGTGAGATCTGCTGATCAGTTTGATTTGTACGCCACGCAGCAAAGTAAATACGGCCACGCGGTCGGCCACAAACCAATTGCATGCCAGAGACAAGACGCGTTGAACGAATCGCACTTGCAGACCACAAGTGGCAGGAATATAGAGACAAAAGAtgaactaaagaaaaagaaaaacctcaaccGATCTGGTAAACGTGGAAGGCCATCAGGGACCACAAAATCAGCAGGGTACCGAACCAGCACAGGTCGACCCCTGGGGACCACCAAAGCAGCTGGATTTAAGACAAGTCCAGGCAGACCCTTGGGTACAACTAAAGCAGCAGGATACAAAGTCAGCCCAGGCAGACCTCCAGGTAGCATTAAAGCTCTATCACGGCTTGCAAATCTAAGTTATACGTGTGGCAGTGCAGCTTTTCCCTATCCTATGGTGCATAACAGAGGAGTACATGCTGCTGGTGAAACTAGTAGCAAAATGAAACAGCCTAATGAATGA
- the C11H5orf24 gene encoding UPF0461 protein C5orf24 homolog isoform X1 gives MQDSVKCFAQVQKMMHPVASSNAAFCGTGKSSCLNEDNVRSADQFDLYATQQSKYGHAVGHKPIACQRQDALNESHLQTTSGRNIETKDELKKKKNLNRSGKRGRPSGTTKSAGYRTSTGRPLGTTKAAGFKTSPGRPLGTTKAAGYKVSPGRPPGSIKALSRLANLSYTCGSAAFPYPMVHNRGVHAAGETSSKMKQPNE, from the exons atgcaggacagtgtcaaatgctttgcacaagtccag AAAATGATGCACCCTGTTGCCAGCAGTAATGCAGCTTTCTGTGGGACCGGCAAGAGTTCTTGCCTTAATGAAGACAACGTGAGATCTGCTGATCAGTTTGATTTGTACGCCACGCAGCAAAGTAAATACGGCCACGCGGTCGGCCACAAACCAATTGCATGCCAGAGACAAGACGCGTTGAACGAATCGCACTTGCAGACCACAAGTGGCAGGAATATAGAGACAAAAGAtgaactaaagaaaaagaaaaacctcaaccGATCTGGTAAACGTGGAAGGCCATCAGGGACCACAAAATCAGCAGGGTACCGAACCAGCACAGGTCGACCCCTGGGGACCACCAAAGCAGCTGGATTTAAGACAAGTCCAGGCAGACCCTTGGGTACAACTAAAGCAGCAGGATACAAAGTCAGCCCAGGCAGACCTCCAGGTAGCATTAAAGCTCTATCACGGCTTGCAAATCTAAGTTATACGTGTGGCAGTGCAGCTTTTCCCTATCCTATGGTGCATAACAGAGGAGTACATGCTGCTGGTGAAACTAGTAGCAAAATGAAACAGCCTAATGAATGA